Sequence from the Candidatus Deferrimicrobium sp. genome:
CGGGAACGTGCCGTAGTGCATCGGTATCACCGCGTTTGTCTTGAGGAGGGCGCAGGCCTTCGCCGCCTGCCGGTAATCCATCGTGAACACGGATCCGATCGGCAGCAACGCCACGTCGATCGGGTACAGTTCGCCGATGAGCGCCATGCTGGCGAAGATCCCCGTGTCCCCGGAATGGTAGATGGTGAGTCCCGACGGGGTTTTCAGCACGTAGCCGACCGGAGTGCCCAGCGTGCACGAATGGTGCGCCTCCGTCATCGTGATCTCGAACCCCTGGACGCTGACCGTTCCGCCCACGTTCATCCCGCCGCCGTGGATCAGCTGGGTCTCGGGGACGCCTTTCGCCTTCAGGTCCCCCGCCAGCTCGAAGATCGCCACGACGAGGGCCCCCGTCTTCTTCGCCAGCGAGACCGCGTCCGCCGCGTGGTCGAAGTGGTCGTGCGTGAGGAGCAACAGGTCCGCTCCGGGCGATCTGCCCACCCCCGACGGGGCCTTCGGGTTCCCCTCGAACCACGGGTCGATGAGCGCCGTCTTCCCGTCCCGGATGGAAAAGCCGGAGTGTCCGAACCAGCGGATCCGCACCGATGCCATGGCCCCCCTCCTTCGCGCATGGAAGTTGTCATTTCTTATATAACGGCACGGCGCCTCATTCGTAAAGGGGGAATCGGTCCCTACCCGCCGAAGGACGCCCGTGATAAAAAGGGGGTGATATGGTGACGAACGGCATCGGGATAATTCGCCCTTTCCGGGTGGTGGTCCCCAACCGTGTGGACATCGCGGGGGGAACGCTCGACATCTACCCCTTGTACCTCCTGATCGGGGACGCGATGACGGTGAATGCCGCCGTCGCGGTGCGCAGCGAGGTCTTGGTGCGCCCGTACCGCCGCGGCGCGGCGCGGCTGTCCTCGGGAAATTTCGGGATCGCGGTCACCGCCTCCGACACACACGGCTTCTCCCTCGAGGCGAAGATGGGGCTTCTCTCCCGCGCCCTGCGGCACTTCCCTGCGGTATCCGGCGTCGACATCCTCGTGCGCAATGAAGCGCCGGTCGGCTCCGGGATCGGCGCGTCGTCCGCTTTGCTGGTCGCCTTGATGCTGGCGACCGGAAGGCTGACCGGGACCGCGTGCCGCCGGGACGAAACCGCCCGGGCGGCGATGGAGATCGAGGCGGCCCACCTGAAGAATCTGACCGGCCGGCAGGACCACCTGGCCGCGCTGCGCGGCGGTCTCCAGGG
This genomic interval carries:
- a CDS encoding metal-dependent hydrolase, coding for MASVRIRWFGHSGFSIRDGKTALIDPWFEGNPKAPSGVGRSPGADLLLLTHDHFDHAADAVSLAKKTGALVVAIFELAGDLKAKGVPETQLIHGGGMNVGGTVSVQGFEITMTEAHHSCTLGTPVGYVLKTPSGLTIYHSGDTGIFASMALIGELYPIDVALLPIGSVFTMDYRQAAKACALLKTNAVIPMHYGTFPILEPNADRFVAELAKVSPGTRPIVLSPGEETTV